A single genomic interval of Rosistilla ulvae harbors:
- a CDS encoding response regulator translates to MPADRILIADDNEANRELLDAYLANVECEIEHAVDGADCMEKVASFAPDLILLDVMMPRLSGFEVCKKIKQDPATQQIIVLMVTALNELGDIERAVESGTDDFLTKPVNKFQLLKRVENMLKLKGTRDELERLRAYIREMEEQAEPQG, encoded by the coding sequence ATGCCTGCGGATCGGATCCTGATCGCTGATGACAATGAAGCCAACCGGGAATTGCTGGATGCCTATCTAGCAAACGTCGAATGCGAGATCGAACACGCCGTCGACGGTGCCGATTGCATGGAGAAGGTCGCGTCGTTTGCTCCCGATCTGATCCTGTTAGATGTCATGATGCCTCGGTTGAGCGGATTTGAGGTCTGCAAGAAGATCAAACAAGATCCCGCCACCCAGCAGATCATCGTGCTGATGGTGACCGCGCTCAACGAACTGGGCGATATCGAACGGGCTGTCGAATCGGGAACCGACGACTTCCTAACCAAACCGGTCAACAAGTTTCAACTGCTCAAGCGTGTCGAAAACATGCTGAAGCTGAAGGGAACTCGCGATGAACTGGAACGCTTGCGGGCATACATCCGCGAGATGGAAGAACAAGCCGAACCGCAGGGCTGA
- a CDS encoding serine hydroxymethyltransferase, with the protein MNILEKQDPEIWQSIANEAERQRDGLEMIASENYTSPAVMQAAGSVLTNKYAEGYPGRRYYGGCEFVDVTERLAIQRATDLFGAEAANVQPHSGSQANTAVYMTVLEPGDKVLGLDLAQGGHLTHGMKLNISGKLYDFHSYGVDREHHRLDFDQIARLARELKPKMIVAGASAYPREIPHDKFAEIANEVGAKLMVDMAHYAGLVAAKIHNNPVPVADYVTTTTHKTLRGPRSGLILCKQDDLKAINRSVFPGIQGGPLMHIVAAKAVCFKEAASADFQAYGQQVVDNAKVLAETLIAGGLTLVSGGTDNHLCLVDVTGFGIGGKLAEAALEKCGITVNMNMIPFDTRKPMDPSGIRIGTPALTTRGMKVEQMRTIGNWIIQALKSHDDDSVLTSIRGQVSELCQGFPVPADAATASVTV; encoded by the coding sequence ATGAATATCCTGGAAAAACAAGACCCTGAAATTTGGCAATCCATTGCGAACGAAGCCGAGCGTCAACGCGACGGTCTGGAGATGATCGCCAGCGAGAACTACACCAGCCCTGCTGTGATGCAAGCTGCCGGCAGCGTATTGACCAATAAATACGCCGAAGGATATCCCGGACGTCGCTATTATGGCGGGTGCGAATTTGTCGATGTGACCGAGCGATTGGCGATCCAACGGGCGACCGATCTGTTTGGTGCCGAAGCGGCCAACGTGCAACCGCACAGCGGATCGCAAGCCAATACCGCGGTTTATATGACCGTGCTGGAACCGGGTGACAAGGTGCTGGGCTTGGACCTGGCACAAGGTGGCCACCTGACACACGGCATGAAGCTGAACATCAGCGGCAAGCTGTACGATTTCCACAGCTACGGCGTCGATCGCGAACACCATCGCCTCGACTTCGATCAGATCGCGCGGTTGGCTCGCGAACTGAAACCGAAGATGATCGTCGCCGGTGCCAGCGCCTACCCTCGCGAAATCCCGCACGACAAGTTCGCTGAAATCGCCAACGAGGTTGGGGCCAAATTGATGGTCGACATGGCGCATTACGCCGGCCTGGTCGCGGCCAAGATTCACAACAATCCGGTCCCCGTCGCCGACTATGTCACCACGACCACGCACAAAACACTCCGCGGCCCACGCAGCGGTTTGATCTTGTGCAAACAGGACGACCTGAAAGCCATCAACCGCAGCGTCTTCCCGGGAATCCAAGGCGGCCCGTTGATGCACATCGTGGCGGCCAAAGCGGTCTGCTTCAAGGAAGCGGCCTCTGCCGATTTCCAAGCCTACGGCCAACAGGTCGTCGACAACGCCAAGGTCTTGGCCGAAACATTGATCGCTGGTGGCCTCACGCTGGTCAGCGGTGGTACCGACAATCACCTGTGCCTGGTCGACGTGACCGGATTCGGGATCGGTGGCAAGCTTGCCGAAGCGGCTTTGGAAAAATGTGGAATCACCGTCAACATGAACATGATTCCATTCGATACCCGCAAACCGATGGATCCATCGGGCATCCGGATCGGAACCCCCGCGCTGACAACGCGCGGCATGAAGGTGGAACAGATGCGAACGATCGGCAATTGGATCATCCAGGCGCTCAAGTCGCACGACGACGATTCGGTGCTTACCTCGATCCGCGGACAGGTGAGTGAATTGTGCCAAGGCTTCCCCGTGCCTGCCGATGCAGCCACAGCCTCCGTCACGGTATAA
- a CDS encoding RraA family protein gives MERTFAQLRETLYSAVVADACDQFGLRNQSIQHELPPQTTTEVLIGRCRTSAWEDLFDVDPSPYELELQLVDSCQSDDVVIAAAAGSMRSGIWGELLSTAASNRGCVGVIVDGAVRDVPKMRAMGFPVFAAGRSVYDSCHRQRVTAFDQPVVVGGVTICSGDIVVADEDGVVIVPQAQSAEILAAAWEKVHAENVTRDAIKQGMGAVDAYAKFGIL, from the coding sequence ATGGAACGCACCTTTGCGCAATTGCGCGAGACCTTGTATAGCGCTGTCGTCGCCGATGCTTGCGACCAATTTGGTTTGCGGAATCAGAGCATCCAACACGAACTGCCACCGCAAACGACAACGGAAGTATTGATTGGCCGCTGCCGCACCAGCGCTTGGGAAGATCTATTCGACGTCGATCCTTCGCCATACGAACTGGAACTGCAATTGGTCGACAGTTGCCAGAGCGACGATGTCGTGATCGCGGCTGCGGCCGGATCGATGCGTTCGGGAATCTGGGGTGAACTGCTGTCGACGGCAGCGTCCAACCGCGGCTGTGTCGGCGTGATCGTCGACGGCGCGGTTCGCGATGTGCCCAAGATGCGGGCGATGGGCTTCCCCGTCTTCGCCGCCGGGCGCAGTGTCTACGACAGTTGCCATCGGCAACGGGTCACCGCGTTTGATCAACCCGTGGTCGTTGGTGGTGTGACGATTTGTAGCGGCGACATCGTGGTCGCCGACGAGGATGGCGTCGTGATCGTTCCCCAAGCTCAAAGCGCCGAGATCCTGGCCGCGGCCTGGGAAAAAGTTCACGCCGAAAACGTCACCCGCGATGCGATCAAGCAGGGAATGGGAGCCGTCGACGCGTATGCGAAATTCGGGATTTTGTAA
- a CDS encoding alpha/beta fold hydrolase has product MNGDQNWQNEYPFTSRWHEADGHRYHFISEGAGDQTILAVHGNPTWSFYWRNAVQRFRDTHRVVAVDHIGCGLSDKPQDYDYCLETHAANLGRLIEAEDLRRITLLAHDWGGAIGLLALTKHVDRFERIILLNTAAFPPPYVPWRIGVLRCPVLGSFAIRGLNAFAGPAVTMAMSRQSLSPAARAGLLAPYKNWADRVAIDGFVRDIPMSPSHRTWRSLENLEAALPGLSHLPAMFVWGMKDWCFRPECMDRLQKSMPHAQTVPIDDAGHYVMEDAPEQVLGAIDQFLNREVPVS; this is encoded by the coding sequence ATGAACGGCGATCAAAACTGGCAAAACGAATATCCTTTTACTTCGCGATGGCACGAGGCCGATGGGCATCGTTACCACTTTATCAGCGAAGGGGCTGGCGATCAGACGATCCTGGCCGTGCACGGCAATCCGACGTGGAGCTTTTATTGGCGAAACGCGGTCCAACGTTTTCGCGATACCCATCGGGTTGTCGCCGTCGATCACATCGGATGTGGGCTCAGCGACAAGCCGCAAGATTACGACTATTGCTTGGAAACCCACGCGGCGAATCTGGGCCGTTTGATCGAGGCCGAGGATTTGCGGCGGATCACGCTGCTGGCTCACGATTGGGGGGGCGCGATCGGTCTGCTGGCTCTCACCAAACATGTGGATCGTTTCGAGCGGATTATCCTGCTGAACACCGCCGCCTTTCCTCCTCCCTACGTTCCCTGGCGGATCGGCGTGTTGCGATGTCCCGTCCTGGGGTCGTTTGCAATCCGTGGGCTCAATGCTTTTGCGGGGCCCGCGGTGACGATGGCGATGTCGCGGCAATCGCTTAGCCCAGCGGCGCGGGCCGGTTTGTTGGCCCCCTACAAGAATTGGGCCGACCGCGTGGCGATCGATGGATTTGTTCGCGACATTCCGATGTCGCCTTCGCATCGCACCTGGCGTTCTTTGGAGAATCTCGAAGCGGCGTTGCCGGGACTGTCGCATCTGCCAGCGATGTTCGTCTGGGGGATGAAGGATTGGTGCTTCCGCCCCGAATGTATGGACCGACTGCAAAAGTCGATGCCTCACGCCCAGACCGTCCCGATCGACGACGCGGGGCATTATGTGATGGAGGACGCTCCCGAACAGGTGCTCGGTGCGATCGATCAATTCTTGAATCGCGAAGTTCCGGTCAGCTAA
- a CDS encoding ribonuclease D: protein MNHETITSRDDLDRFCERLAQQPLIAFDTEFVSEDRYRPELCLLQVAAGDMLAIIDPIAIGTTQPFWDLISTPGRTVIVHAGREEMRFCWRFAGKPIAGCFDVQMAAGFVGIEYPASLGNLVKTICGKTLGKGETRTDWRRRPLSDGQIEYALQDVIDLATLHETIGKMVDDLQRRTWLEEEIATLQQTVADNEVNENWHRVSGSSSLPPRQMAIIRELWRWREARAQKIDQPARRVLRDDLLVELARRGSPDPKRINSIRGMERRNLQAHHEAIAHAIGLALDLDDSELPVKPRGERRAKVPMLSQFLSTAIACVSRTHKMAPAIVGNADDVRELLTYEMSGNMNAPKPALLRGWRGDVVGKAFRDVLDGKLAIRVANRQAEQPLEFIDAQP, encoded by the coding sequence TTGAATCACGAAACCATAACCAGCCGCGACGATCTCGATCGCTTTTGCGAGCGGCTCGCCCAGCAACCGTTAATTGCTTTTGATACCGAATTTGTCTCGGAGGATCGCTACCGCCCCGAGCTCTGTTTGCTGCAAGTCGCTGCGGGCGACATGTTGGCGATCATCGATCCGATCGCGATTGGGACGACTCAGCCGTTTTGGGACCTGATCTCCACGCCGGGCCGGACGGTTATCGTGCACGCCGGTCGCGAAGAGATGCGGTTTTGTTGGCGTTTCGCTGGCAAACCGATCGCGGGATGTTTTGACGTCCAAATGGCAGCCGGTTTCGTGGGAATCGAATATCCGGCGTCGTTGGGCAATCTGGTCAAAACGATCTGCGGAAAGACGCTTGGCAAAGGGGAGACACGCACCGATTGGCGTCGCCGCCCACTTTCCGACGGGCAGATCGAATACGCCCTGCAAGACGTGATCGATCTGGCCACGCTTCATGAAACGATCGGTAAGATGGTCGACGACCTGCAGCGTCGAACTTGGCTTGAAGAAGAGATCGCGACGCTTCAGCAGACGGTCGCCGACAACGAAGTAAACGAGAATTGGCATCGTGTCTCGGGCAGCAGCAGTTTGCCACCGCGGCAGATGGCGATCATCCGCGAACTGTGGCGTTGGCGGGAAGCCAGGGCGCAAAAGATTGATCAACCGGCACGGCGGGTGTTGCGCGACGATCTGCTGGTGGAACTAGCCCGCCGGGGCAGCCCCGATCCGAAACGAATCAACAGTATCCGCGGGATGGAACGGCGGAATCTGCAAGCCCATCACGAAGCGATCGCCCACGCGATCGGGCTCGCGTTGGATTTGGACGACAGCGAGTTGCCGGTTAAACCGCGCGGTGAACGACGCGCCAAAGTCCCAATGCTCAGCCAGTTTCTGTCGACCGCGATCGCTTGTGTCTCGCGAACTCACAAGATGGCGCCAGCGATCGTTGGCAACGCCGACGATGTTCGCGAATTGTTGACCTACGAAATGAGTGGCAACATGAATGCCCCGAAACCGGCGCTGTTGCGTGGTTGGCGAGGCGATGTCGTGGGGAAAGCGTTCCGCGACGTGTTGGATGGCAAGCTGGCGATCCGCGTGGCGAATCGACAAGCCGAACAGCCGTTGGAATTTATCGACGCCCAACCTTAG
- a CDS encoding GNAT family N-acetyltransferase, whose translation MGITYFKRYRMELDLENFVPSSYRLPEGYEVLPWSEDLLKQHGLAKFHSFQWELDANVFPCLGQRDGCQRLMQEIAGRSNFVPEATWLLRFRDSDSRKPQPVGTVQGIQAEGWGALQNLGIAKPHRGQGLGSILLNLATKGFQQIGLTRMHLEVTTDNTAALRLYERLGYRRAQTVFKAADVAMA comes from the coding sequence ATGGGCATCACCTACTTCAAACGTTATCGAATGGAATTGGACCTGGAGAATTTTGTTCCTTCCAGCTACCGATTGCCCGAAGGCTATGAAGTCCTGCCGTGGTCGGAGGATCTGTTGAAACAGCACGGGCTGGCGAAATTCCACAGCTTCCAATGGGAACTCGATGCAAACGTTTTCCCCTGCCTGGGGCAGCGCGATGGCTGCCAACGGTTGATGCAAGAGATCGCCGGTCGATCGAACTTTGTCCCCGAAGCGACGTGGCTGTTGAGATTCCGCGATTCCGATTCGCGGAAACCGCAGCCCGTTGGGACGGTTCAAGGAATTCAGGCCGAAGGCTGGGGAGCGCTGCAGAATCTGGGGATCGCGAAACCACATCGCGGCCAAGGACTGGGGAGCATCCTGTTGAATCTGGCCACCAAAGGCTTCCAACAGATCGGGCTAACCCGGATGCATCTGGAAGTGACGACCGACAACACCGCGGCGCTGCGATTGTACGAACGACTCGGTTATCGCCGCGCACAAACGGTTTTTAAAGCCGCCGACGTCGCGATGGCGTGA